The Pseudomonadota bacterium sequence GAAGGCCTCGAGGGCCGACGTACCCGATCCGTCTGGATGTTGGTTCTCTTGGCCGGGAGCATACTGGCCCTGCTCGGCAAGAAGCCCGTTCACGTGATCCTGTTTGCCCAGGCCGCCAACGGCCTGATTCTGCCTCTAATTGCGGTTTTTCTCGTGGTGGCGGTCAATCAGTCTCGGTTGATGAAGGGCTATCGCAATCGCCTGTGGAGCAACCTGGCCGCGAGCTTCGTCGTGGTCATCGCGACGTTCCTGGGTCTTGTGCAGCTGGTCAAGGTCGCACAGGCGGTTTTTGGCTAGTGCGCGTGTGCGCGTCGAGCCAGCGGTGTTGCTCGGTGCGACTCAGGCGCAGGATGGCCTCGAACACGTCGGCCGTGGCGTCTGGATCGAGGTCGGCTCCAGTCGCGGCTTCGCGACGGGCTTCCAGCAGCCGGTGCTCGCGTGCGGGATCGTGCACCGCGCGGCCGCCTTCCGCCTTGACCCGGGCGGCACGGCGAGCCAGCTGAGCACGCTGCGCGAGCAGCTGAACGATCGAGGCATCGATAACATCGATGGCTTCCCGCGTGTCGGCCAGCTCGGGCGGCGGAGCGGTAGGAATCGCGAGCCGCTCGGCGGCGGAAGTGGGCGACTGCTTGACCGCGGCGAGCTCGTCGTGAATACGACCGAGCGCGTCGAGCAGCCGCTTGCGGGCGGCCGCCGCATGCGGGTTGGCATGCTGGATCGAAAAGAAGAGGTGTCCGGCATCGCTGCGCACGGTTTCAATGGTGCTCGCCATCGCGCCAAAGGAAGGGGGTACACCCTGCTGACCTTGTCCCGCCCCGATACTCAGCATGCCCTTGGC is a genomic window containing:
- a CDS encoding prephenate dehydrogenase/arogenate dehydrogenase family protein, with translation MALPFDPIAILGYGHFGRALSALASDAGLKVRVYDPHVAVPAAQRAPTLQACLSGAPCALLAVPMEAFRDVLGGIRPLLSRESVVIDVTSVKRPAVQACRDLLGDVIPWVATHPLFGPASLARGEPLQAVVCPDTPHHSARAQVEALYHRLGCRIILQDSDGHDQLMAETHALAFFIAKGMLSIGAGQGQQGVPPSFGAMASTIETVRSDAGHLFFSIQHANPHAAAARKRLLDALGRIHDELAAVKQSPTSAAERLAIPTAPPPELADTREAIDVIDASIVQLLAQRAQLARRAARVKAEGGRAVHDPAREHRLLEARREAATGADLDPDATADVFEAILRLSRTEQHRWLDAHTRTSQKPPVRP